A region of Streptomyces sp. NBC_01264 DNA encodes the following proteins:
- a CDS encoding aminotransferase class I/II-fold pyridoxal phosphate-dependent enzyme — MTLHTAIDCDVCIKSTVMEAVGNPYYPQVTAKESNRIDFDGVPALLAAGNDYLDLSTDPRVQQAAHDAIDRYGVSAPVPGDSLRDGEKPLRRAAHDAIDLYGVGMCGSPLMNGYLAIHQDLEAEIAAWTGQEAALLFTAEDLALVGPMAQLVLLNRDTAVLAEDSVPDRVLGGTQVVQPRWTQRFRHNDLEGLRELLAETAERTGHILLVVEATGTGTPASLALTSICKLAREFGAEIFMYDPDGIVSRDGAAALLGHSGHVDYLVGTLSGAFGSSGAYLATSREMARHLIAQCSTRMFAAALPPFLTAAARAALSARRLAPGRGATCAAPEPRHGFIDRGIDSSRWDDYRTMRSTLGRELAQWAGKEDGIVFTAGYLSNLHGLAGVIRMNQDVTVITDRSSHASMTDGIRLGGPRRSVRFHHNDLDDLRLKLTEAKERTARAIILVEGAYSVEGDLAALPEIVSLAREFGAEIFLDGAHGVGVTGGGRGTAAGFGLARDVDYITGTFSKAFGATGGFLLASAEVIAALDTFAPDDPAITLAPALIAAAQRALDIMKAEPHRAAHAHAMGDNLRRELSLAGFEPQGTTPIVSLSLNGMFRSAESPEVRAITHENPRRQALERAKARIQRDSLCTVRAHNWLLSQRGVYTNAFIAPGVDEPLLRLSTTAAFTEADVMTIVDAFVDLREAYRNHGAVPDAPAAGLALPVS, encoded by the coding sequence ATGACCCTGCACACCGCGATCGACTGCGACGTCTGCATCAAGTCCACCGTGATGGAGGCGGTCGGCAACCCCTACTACCCCCAGGTCACGGCGAAGGAGAGCAACCGCATCGACTTCGACGGAGTCCCCGCCCTCCTCGCTGCGGGCAACGACTACCTGGACCTGTCGACCGACCCCCGCGTCCAGCAGGCGGCCCACGACGCGATCGACCGGTACGGCGTGTCCGCACCCGTGCCGGGAGACTCGCTCCGCGACGGCGAGAAGCCGCTGCGGCGCGCCGCCCACGACGCGATCGACCTCTACGGGGTGGGCATGTGCGGCTCGCCCCTGATGAACGGCTACCTGGCGATCCACCAGGACCTGGAGGCCGAGATCGCCGCCTGGACGGGGCAGGAGGCCGCCCTGCTGTTCACCGCGGAGGACCTTGCCCTGGTCGGTCCGATGGCCCAGCTCGTGCTGCTCAACCGGGACACCGCCGTCCTGGCCGAGGACTCCGTCCCTGACCGGGTGCTGGGCGGCACGCAGGTCGTCCAGCCTCGCTGGACGCAGCGGTTCCGGCACAACGACCTCGAGGGGCTGCGCGAACTCCTGGCGGAGACCGCCGAGCGGACCGGTCACATCCTGCTGGTGGTGGAGGCCACCGGGACCGGAACGCCCGCATCCCTCGCGCTGACCAGCATTTGCAAGCTCGCCCGCGAGTTCGGGGCAGAGATCTTCATGTACGACCCCGACGGAATCGTCAGCCGCGACGGCGCGGCCGCCCTCCTGGGGCACTCCGGCCACGTCGACTACCTCGTGGGGACGCTGTCCGGGGCGTTCGGCTCGTCCGGTGCCTACCTCGCCACCTCGCGCGAGATGGCCCGGCACCTCATCGCGCAGTGCTCGACCCGGATGTTCGCGGCAGCCCTGCCTCCGTTCCTCACGGCCGCCGCCCGCGCCGCCCTGTCGGCCCGGCGGCTGGCCCCGGGCCGGGGCGCCACGTGTGCCGCACCGGAGCCGCGGCACGGTTTCATCGACCGTGGCATCGACAGCTCCCGGTGGGACGACTACCGCACCATGCGGTCCACTCTGGGGCGCGAGCTGGCCCAGTGGGCCGGCAAGGAGGACGGGATCGTCTTCACCGCCGGTTACCTCTCCAATCTGCACGGCCTGGCCGGGGTGATCCGGATGAACCAGGACGTGACGGTGATCACCGACAGGTCCTCGCATGCGTCCATGACCGACGGCATCCGCCTCGGCGGTCCGCGCCGGAGCGTTCGGTTCCACCACAACGACCTCGACGACCTGCGGCTCAAGCTCACCGAGGCCAAGGAAAGGACGGCACGGGCGATCATCCTGGTCGAAGGGGCGTACTCCGTCGAGGGCGACCTGGCCGCCCTGCCGGAGATCGTGTCCCTGGCCCGGGAATTCGGTGCCGAGATCTTCCTCGACGGGGCGCACGGCGTGGGAGTCACCGGCGGAGGCCGCGGCACGGCCGCCGGATTCGGCCTGGCCCGGGACGTCGACTACATCACCGGTACGTTCTCCAAGGCGTTCGGTGCCACGGGCGGCTTCCTGCTCGCCTCGGCCGAGGTGATCGCCGCGCTGGACACCTTCGCCCCGGACGACCCCGCCATCACCCTGGCACCCGCGCTGATCGCAGCCGCCCAGCGGGCGCTCGACATCATGAAGGCGGAACCGCACCGTGCCGCCCATGCCCACGCGATGGGCGACAACCTGCGCAGGGAACTGAGTCTGGCCGGTTTCGAGCCCCAGGGAACGACCCCGATCGTGTCACTCTCACTGAACGGCATGTTCCGGTCCGCGGAGAGCCCGGAGGTACGGGCCATCACACACGAGAACCCCCGCCGACAGGCGCTGGAGCGGGCCAAGGCCCGGATCCAGCGGGACAGCCTGTGCACGGTCCGGGCGCACAACTGGCTCCTGTCCCAGCGCGGCGTGTACACCAACGCGTTCATCGCGCCCGGAGTGGACGAGCCGCTGCTGCGGCTGAGCACCACCGCTGCCTTCACCGAGGCCGATGTGATGACCATCGTGGACGCCTTCGTCGACCTCCGTGAGGCGTACCGCAACCACGGCGCGGTCCCGGACGCACCCGCGGCCGGCCTCGCTCTCCCGGTCTCGTGA
- a CDS encoding SDR family NAD(P)-dependent oxidoreductase, producing the protein MPVALITGASAGIGLEFARQLAPTHDLVLVARNVEKLDQIGAELFSAHATRIEVLGADVATRTGREPVLARLSDPERPIDLLINNAGMGYSTGASQNPVDDEMYMLEVNAVAKVHFSLTALRAMLARNNGGIINVSSVCGIAPAWTDSLYGTSTATVLRHTEEMAYSKALRASDVKIMALCPGDVKTEFNDRAGIPNKTDWGWVDVSLLVRVALADLRKGKVVSVPTARYKFLSSLMKLAPNNWSKMYAFDLGQQNPDRPDTAHASASTA; encoded by the coding sequence ATGCCCGTCGCTCTCATCACCGGTGCCAGCGCCGGAATCGGCCTGGAGTTCGCCCGTCAGCTCGCCCCCACCCACGACCTCGTCCTCGTCGCCCGCAACGTCGAGAAGCTGGACCAGATCGGTGCCGAGCTCTTCTCCGCCCATGCCACCCGGATCGAGGTGCTCGGCGCCGACGTGGCCACCAGGACCGGCCGTGAACCCGTACTGGCACGGCTCAGCGACCCGGAGCGGCCCATCGACCTGCTGATCAACAACGCGGGGATGGGGTACTCCACGGGCGCCTCCCAGAACCCGGTGGACGACGAGATGTACATGCTCGAGGTGAACGCCGTGGCCAAGGTCCACTTCTCCCTCACCGCCCTGCGGGCGATGCTCGCCCGCAACAACGGCGGCATCATCAACGTATCCAGCGTGTGCGGCATCGCACCGGCGTGGACCGACTCCCTCTACGGCACCAGCACCGCCACCGTCCTGCGGCACACCGAGGAAATGGCCTACAGCAAGGCCCTGCGCGCCTCCGACGTCAAGATCATGGCCCTGTGTCCCGGGGACGTGAAGACGGAGTTCAACGACCGGGCGGGCATACCGAACAAGACCGACTGGGGCTGGGTCGACGTCAGCCTCCTCGTCCGGGTCGCCCTGGCCGATCTGCGCAAGGGGAAGGTCGTCTCCGTCCCCACGGCCCGCTACAAGTTCCTGTCCTCGCTGATGAAGCTGGCACCGAACAACTGGTCGAAGATGTACGCATTCGACCTCGGGCAGCAGAACCCCGACCGCCCGGACACGGCCCACGCGTCCGCGTCCACCGCCTGA